One window of Chryseobacterium indologenes genomic DNA carries:
- a CDS encoding response regulator translates to MKKYPIPANEEARMRKLEFFDLLNLEKDPQLDIFAETACLVTDCPASLIAMMESETQTIQSCVGLALDFVDRKNTVCQYSIASGDVVIINDTLLDERSSDNAIILAGGIRFYAGVPLIDDEGFVLGTICVIDYKPKTITDDQISTLKKIGEAITKVLMGKRKNIQAEYFQQTFSISNNLICVLDKDFSIKDVNPAFESAFQLEKSQVIDQNFLNILGSHNSQLQLLTKNLPTTDEEVTFTTSTHIDDTQTIIVEWYLKLNQKHSEIFCFGINITQRIDEKLKLESSERRFRSFFENAIGLMSMHDMEGNIIAVNEKGRETLQYSAEEVEELNLKDLVPEKNWPLLEQYLERINKNQEDFGTMILKTKGGEEVIWMYHNLVEINKEGKPYVVSTALNVTERMTLEKDLVHTKKMLEQTSAVAQVGGWEVNLKKNTVFWSQSTREIHKIDKTFQPDLENALGFYSEDSREKLKLLFERAVKEGVPYDEELQLIRNDGVMIWVRVKGIPEFEEGVCIRVYGIIQDIDNFKKIYLELAKKEAMLQSFVTYVPATVAMFDKELNYLSVSTSWKDEFQMNDIRLIGENMFKISPNVPDERIKIYQDALAGIAYKNEDMAIEIPGKEVIQHYNIEVTPWYLSTHIIGGIIVSAQNITASVRINKELKNAKKMADIANKAKSEFLANMSHEIRTPLNGVIGFSDLLLKTPLNEIQTQYLNYINESGENLLSIINDILDFSKIESGKMDLLIEKSNVYDIVSQVINVILYQSQKKNIELLLNIEPGLPETIWVDESRLKQILINLLGNAVKFTAQGEIELKVEKLKLDHKDITLRFSVRDTGIGIPKEKQQFIFDAFTQENSSISKRYGGTGLGLTISNNILKYMGSSLSLVSEVDKGSVFYFDIQIPCEMTERHEDEDLKINRVLIVDDNEANRVILQHMLAYKNIDSKLAANGMEALQILLAGERFDVILMDYHMPIISGLETIEKIKEMFNKQNELSPLVILHTSSEEHDVINSFRQENNSYFLLKPIKSEELYKTLKQAVKFTENEISQTPQPETETSVLMQAPQVLLVDDNPVNMVLNHKMVRSLIPDAELTEATDGLQAWEQCKEKTFNIILMDVQMPVMDGIEATKQIRLLPSYADVPIIGVTAGNVLGEKEKCMNSGMNDFLPKPLRQADLLEMLKKYIMSKNHKITEEVLDETKYLDINLLNEQIGDDDEDFRKVFLDLVIQQLTQAEEDIKKSTAEKDSTILKLILHKLKGTAGTAGLVKLTKNAASWENKAEPDMDFIAMEKEMIQEITTGLQLIKNLIQ, encoded by the coding sequence ATGAAGAAATATCCAATTCCTGCGAATGAAGAAGCCCGAATGAGGAAACTGGAGTTTTTTGATCTTTTAAACCTTGAAAAAGATCCCCAGTTAGACATTTTTGCAGAGACGGCATGCCTGGTGACCGATTGTCCCGCATCACTTATTGCAATGATGGAAAGCGAAACCCAGACCATCCAAAGTTGTGTAGGACTTGCCCTCGATTTTGTAGACCGGAAAAATACGGTATGCCAATATTCTATTGCAAGTGGGGACGTTGTAATTATCAATGATACTTTATTAGATGAAAGATCTTCTGACAACGCAATTATTCTGGCAGGAGGAATCAGGTTTTATGCAGGAGTACCCCTGATTGATGATGAAGGATTCGTATTAGGAACCATCTGCGTTATCGATTATAAACCTAAAACGATTACAGACGATCAGATTTCAACCCTGAAAAAAATAGGAGAGGCGATCACAAAAGTCCTGATGGGGAAAAGAAAAAATATTCAGGCTGAATACTTTCAACAGACCTTCAGTATTTCCAACAACCTGATCTGTGTTTTGGATAAGGATTTCTCTATAAAAGACGTCAATCCGGCTTTTGAAAGCGCTTTTCAATTGGAGAAGTCTCAGGTTATTGATCAGAATTTCCTAAATATTTTAGGCAGCCATAATTCTCAATTGCAATTACTTACCAAAAATCTGCCCACTACAGATGAAGAAGTAACATTTACCACTTCTACACACATAGATGATACACAGACTATTATTGTAGAATGGTATCTGAAATTAAATCAGAAGCACTCTGAAATTTTCTGTTTCGGGATCAATATTACCCAGCGCATCGATGAAAAGCTCAAACTTGAAAGTTCTGAACGCCGTTTCAGAAGCTTCTTCGAAAATGCAATAGGCCTGATGAGTATGCATGATATGGAAGGGAATATTATTGCCGTAAACGAAAAAGGAAGAGAAACCCTGCAGTATTCTGCAGAAGAAGTGGAAGAACTGAACCTGAAAGATCTTGTCCCTGAAAAAAACTGGCCGCTGCTGGAACAATACCTGGAAAGAATCAACAAAAACCAGGAAGATTTCGGAACCATGATCCTGAAAACCAAAGGAGGTGAAGAGGTCATCTGGATGTACCACAATCTGGTGGAAATCAATAAAGAAGGAAAACCTTATGTAGTAAGTACCGCACTGAATGTCACCGAAAGAATGACGCTGGAAAAAGATCTTGTTCATACAAAAAAAATGCTGGAACAGACAAGTGCTGTGGCCCAGGTGGGAGGATGGGAAGTGAATCTTAAAAAGAATACCGTATTCTGGTCACAGTCTACCAGAGAGATACATAAAATAGACAAAACATTCCAGCCTGACCTGGAAAATGCACTGGGCTTCTATAGCGAAGACAGCCGGGAAAAACTGAAATTATTATTTGAAAGAGCTGTAAAAGAAGGTGTTCCTTACGATGAAGAGTTACAGCTTATCCGTAATGACGGTGTGATGATCTGGGTAAGGGTAAAAGGAATACCTGAGTTTGAAGAAGGGGTTTGTATCAGAGTATATGGAATTATTCAGGATATTGATAATTTCAAAAAAATCTACCTTGAGCTGGCCAAAAAAGAGGCAATGCTTCAGTCATTCGTTACCTATGTTCCCGCAACAGTGGCTATGTTTGACAAAGAGCTTAACTACCTTTCAGTAAGCACCAGCTGGAAAGATGAGTTCCAGATGAATGACATCAGGCTGATCGGCGAAAATATGTTCAAAATTTCACCTAATGTCCCGGATGAAAGAATAAAGATATATCAGGATGCGCTGGCAGGAATTGCCTATAAAAATGAAGACATGGCCATAGAAATTCCTGGTAAAGAAGTCATTCAGCATTACAATATAGAAGTTACACCATGGTATCTTTCCACTCATATAATAGGTGGGATCATTGTTTCTGCACAAAATATTACTGCATCAGTAAGAATCAATAAAGAGCTTAAAAATGCCAAGAAAATGGCTGATATTGCCAATAAAGCAAAATCTGAATTTCTGGCCAATATGAGCCATGAGATCAGAACTCCGTTGAATGGTGTCATCGGCTTCTCTGACCTTCTGCTAAAAACGCCGTTGAATGAGATACAGACCCAATACCTCAATTATATTAATGAATCCGGAGAAAACCTGCTAAGCATCATCAATGATATTCTTGACTTTTCCAAAATAGAATCCGGAAAAATGGATCTTTTAATTGAGAAATCCAATGTGTATGACATTGTAAGCCAGGTGATCAACGTGATCCTTTATCAGTCGCAGAAAAAGAATATAGAATTACTGTTAAATATAGAGCCGGGACTTCCGGAAACCATCTGGGTGGATGAATCCAGACTGAAACAGATTCTGATCAATCTCCTCGGAAATGCTGTCAAGTTTACAGCACAGGGAGAAATAGAACTTAAAGTAGAAAAGCTGAAGCTTGACCATAAAGATATCACCTTAAGATTTTCAGTGCGGGACACCGGAATCGGTATTCCTAAAGAGAAGCAGCAGTTTATTTTTGATGCCTTCACACAGGAAAACAGCTCTATCAGCAAACGTTATGGCGGAACAGGACTTGGACTTACCATCTCAAACAATATTCTGAAATATATGGGAAGCAGCCTGTCTTTGGTAAGCGAGGTTGATAAAGGTTCTGTTTTCTATTTTGACATTCAGATTCCTTGTGAAATGACAGAACGCCATGAAGATGAGGATCTGAAAATAAACAGAGTTCTTATTGTTGATGATAACGAAGCCAACAGAGTGATTCTTCAGCATATGCTTGCCTATAAAAATATAGATTCAAAGCTTGCTGCCAATGGTATGGAAGCCCTTCAGATACTTCTTGCAGGGGAACGTTTCGATGTTATTCTTATGGATTACCATATGCCGATCATTTCTGGGCTGGAAACGATAGAAAAAATCAAGGAAATGTTTAACAAACAAAATGAACTTTCACCTCTGGTTATCCTTCATACCTCTTCAGAAGAGCATGATGTCATCAATTCCTTCCGTCAGGAAAACAATTCTTACTTCCTGCTGAAACCTATCAAATCTGAAGAGTTGTATAAAACATTGAAACAGGCCGTAAAGTTCACAGAAAATGAAATCAGTCAAACTCCACAGCCGGAAACAGAAACTTCAGTACTGATGCAGGCACCTCAGGTTTTACTGGTAGATGATAATCCTGTAAATATGGTCCTGAACCACAAAATGGTGCGTTCCCTGATTCCCGATGCGGAGCTCACAGAAGCTACGGACGGCCTTCAGGCTTGGGAACAGTGCAAAGAAAAAACATTCAATATCATTTTAATGGATGTTCAGATGCCGGTAATGGATGGTATTGAAGCTACAAAACAGATCCGTTTACTGCCTAGCTATGCCGATGTTCCGATTATTGGAGTAACAGCCGGAAATGTATTGGGTGAAAAAGAAAAATGTATGAATTCCGGGATGAATGATTTTCTGCCTAAACCTTTACGACAGGCCGATCTTCTGGAAATGCTGAAAAAATACATCATGAGTAAAAATCATAAGATCACTGAAGAAGTTCTGGATGAGACAAAATACCTTGACATCAATCTTTTGAATGAACAAATAGGCGATGATGATGAAGACTTCAGAAAAGTATTTTTGGATCTCGTAATACAGCAACTTACCCAAGCTGAAGAGGATATTAAAAAAAGTACAGCTGAAAAAGACAGTACCATCCTGAAATTAATCCTTCACAAGCTTAAAGGAACAGCAGGAACAGCAGGATTGGTAAAGCTTACAAAAAATGCAGCCAGCTGGGAAAATAAAGCAGAACCCGACATGGATTTTATCGCCATGGAAAAAGAAATGATCCAGGAAATAACAACAGGATTACAATTAATTAAAAATTTAATACAATAA
- a CDS encoding response regulator transcription factor: MLILIAEDDELILKTIEHKLLKEGHEVILTRNGKDAIETLRTKEVDLAITDIMMPFASGIEILSAIKTMDKQIPVIMLSSMGQEEVVLNAFDLGAADFIVKPFSPNELILRIKRFSK; this comes from the coding sequence ATGTTGATTCTAATCGCCGAAGACGACGAACTGATTCTAAAAACAATAGAGCACAAATTATTAAAAGAAGGGCACGAAGTAATCCTTACCCGCAATGGTAAAGATGCGATCGAAACCCTTAGAACCAAAGAGGTAGATCTGGCTATCACAGATATCATGATGCCCTTTGCCTCCGGAATTGAAATACTTTCAGCTATCAAAACGATGGACAAGCAGATCCCGGTGATCATGCTTTCCAGTATGGGGCAGGAAGAAGTGGTACTGAATGCTTTTGACCTCGGAGCTGCCGATTTTATTGTCAAACCATTCAGCCCCAATGAATTGATATTAAGAATAAAAAGATTTTCAAAATAA
- a CDS encoding HEAT repeat domain-containing protein, producing the protein MFLTTSVHFLFLVFMGMLSLVLLLIIAVLIYSFYQYRESLHTFRWSEMINKRISEVIVYGEETSADHNFSAASGNSLFRNLFLQKLAESEKKFSGAAQHKLKDLFQEYGLQEEALKKLNQKKIHLIAGGIQELTAMNVEEALPKISTFLTHPSAQVYQEAQYAMVHFKGFEGLHFLNSISTKISEWQQLRLLISVTSIPENSSDSIKSWVESSNDSVVIFTLKLLRKFQVLSLYPTVVDVLDHPSVDVRVQAVQTLLSLENSSTVAHLMEVYPQQPLEVQKEILKVMKKSKDPRSVDFLKDQLLNNTDSGIKVYAAEALCSLEKQEFLVETSKNETSSDELIQIIKYALQEKVC; encoded by the coding sequence ATGTTTCTCACCACTTCTGTGCATTTTCTTTTTCTCGTATTTATGGGAATGCTTTCCTTGGTACTCTTACTGATCATAGCCGTACTCATTTACAGCTTTTATCAGTATAGAGAATCGCTCCATACTTTCAGATGGTCAGAAATGATCAATAAAAGAATCTCAGAAGTGATTGTATATGGTGAAGAAACCTCTGCAGATCATAATTTTTCGGCAGCATCCGGAAATTCTTTGTTCAGAAATTTATTCCTTCAGAAGCTGGCAGAATCCGAGAAGAAATTTTCCGGGGCAGCACAGCATAAACTCAAAGACCTTTTCCAGGAATATGGTCTTCAGGAAGAAGCATTAAAAAAACTGAATCAGAAAAAGATACATTTAATTGCAGGAGGCATACAGGAACTTACAGCAATGAATGTAGAAGAAGCACTGCCAAAGATTTCCACATTTTTAACGCATCCTTCAGCACAGGTTTACCAGGAAGCACAATATGCGATGGTTCATTTTAAAGGATTTGAAGGGCTTCATTTCCTGAACAGTATTTCAACAAAAATATCAGAATGGCAGCAGCTTCGTCTGCTTATTTCAGTCACCAGTATTCCTGAGAATTCCAGTGATAGTATTAAAAGCTGGGTTGAAAGTTCAAACGATTCAGTGGTTATTTTTACCCTTAAGCTGTTAAGAAAATTTCAGGTATTATCACTTTATCCTACAGTTGTTGATGTGCTGGATCACCCTTCTGTTGATGTTCGGGTACAGGCAGTACAGACATTGTTATCTCTTGAAAATTCATCAACCGTTGCCCACCTCATGGAAGTGTATCCTCAGCAGCCTCTTGAAGTGCAGAAAGAAATCCTTAAAGTAATGAAGAAGTCAAAAGACCCACGCTCTGTAGATTTTCTGAAAGATCAATTGTTAAATAACACTGATTCAGGAATAAAAGTCTATGCAGCAGAAGCCCTATGCTCATTGGAAAAACAGGAATTTCTTGTAGAAACATCTAAAAATGAGACTTCATCAGATGAATTAATTCAAATCATTAAATACGCATTACAGGAAAAAGTATGTTAG